In Leifsonia sp. AK011, the genomic stretch AGGGGTCGCCCGTGCACCTTCGCAGAGTAGGAGGCCTCGTCGATGATCACGCCGGATGCCTGGATCTTGCTGCTCGAGGCATCCTGCGCCTGTCGACCGAGCGCAAGCCGTATGCGTGCATCGGCCTCGGCGGGCCCCGCCGTCGCGAGGATGACATCGTCGACGCCCCAGTCGGCGGACACCGCCGTGAGGCCACCCTCGGTGAGGATCAGGATGAGCGGAACGGTCACGCCCGTGGTGTTGAGGATCTTGCAGAGGGACTTCGCGCTGGCCAGGTCCTGGCGGGCATCCACGAAGATGAGGTCGCACGTGGGCGCTGAAATGAGCGAAGCAGGGGATGCGGGTATCTGCTTCGTCGTGTGGCTCAGGAGCCCCAGTGCAGGAAAGACTTCATTGTCGACTGCAGAGGTCAGTATTAACAGCTGCGCCAATAGTCCTCCAAAGTGCGTGCCCACAGTCTATGCGTGTGACTGGGCATCACGGTTTCCCGGAGTTCGGCCCCCGGTAACCGTCGGTACACTCAGGGGGTGACCTGGCAACTGTTCAGCGTGCTTCCCGTGTGGGTGGCATCCCTCGCTGCTGCCATTGTGATCGCCCTGGTGAGCGTGCCCGACAAGGCCATCACCTGGATCGCCATCGCCTTCGCGGGCGCCGTGATCGCAACCTTCACCATCCAGCTGGCCATCCAGCGCAAGGAGGGTTTCGTGGTGCGGGCCATGGCGAGTATCGGCGGTTCGCTCCTCGTGTTGGCTGCAGCCACGGGCATCCTCGCGCTCCTTTGACGACGCGCCGCGCCGGGTGGTGTGGTCGACACGTTCGGGTAGGCTGAAGCCATGCTTCTCGCCCTGGAACTGTTCTTCGTCGGACTCCTCGGCCTTGCGGTGCTCGCGATCGGTTACGTGTCCATCGTGGTGCTCTACAACCTCTTCCGCGGCCAGCGCTAGCGCGCCGCGATTAAGGCGGATCTCGCGTGATCG encodes the following:
- a CDS encoding response regulator transcription factor — protein: MAQLLILTSAVDNEVFPALGLLSHTTKQIPASPASLISAPTCDLIFVDARQDLASAKSLCKILNTTGVTVPLILILTEGGLTAVSADWGVDDVILATAGPAEADARIRLALGRQAQDASSSKIQASGVIIDEASYSAKVHGRPLDLTFKEFELLRFLATHPSRVFTREQLLSEVWGYDYFGGTRTVDVHVRRLRAKLGDLESLIGTVRNVGYRFNVYDDEAERLTADSASS